Proteins from one Lachnospiraceae bacterium KGMB03038 genomic window:
- a CDS encoding aminotransferase class V-fold PLP-dependent enzyme yields the protein MIYLDNAATTMRKPEQVIQAVVQAMTSLGNAGRGANEASLSAARVIYDTREKLCRFFHGENPRQIVFTNNSTESLNIAIKGLLEPGDHVITTMLEHNSVLRPLYEMEKKGAALTIIKADRQGRFSLDEMEGAIRPETKMIVCTNGSNLTGNYIDISQVGEIARRHGLLFVVDASQTAGVFPIDVQNMNVDVLCFTGHKGMLGPQGTGGMYVREGLEIKPLKSGGSGVQTYSKTHPREMPTALEAGTLNGHGIAGLRAAVEYIEETGIDTIRAREQALMWRFYEGVKDIPNVTIYGDFSGKERCAIVALNIGDYDSSEVSDALLTEYQISTRPGGHCAPLMHEALGTVEQGAVRFSFAHYNTEEEVDFAIKAVRELAQED from the coding sequence ATGATATATCTGGATAACGCGGCGACGACCATGCGGAAACCGGAACAGGTGATCCAAGCGGTAGTCCAGGCTATGACCTCATTGGGAAATGCGGGGCGAGGAGCAAACGAAGCTTCCCTTAGCGCGGCAAGAGTGATTTACGATACAAGAGAAAAACTCTGCCGCTTTTTTCACGGAGAGAATCCCAGACAGATCGTATTTACCAATAATTCGACAGAAAGCTTAAATATTGCTATCAAAGGACTTCTGGAGCCGGGAGACCATGTGATCACCACAATGCTGGAGCATAATTCGGTTTTGCGGCCTTTATATGAGATGGAGAAAAAGGGCGCGGCGCTGACGATCATAAAGGCGGACAGGCAGGGAAGGTTCAGTCTGGATGAAATGGAAGGGGCCATTCGGCCGGAGACCAAGATGATCGTGTGTACCAATGGCTCGAATCTGACAGGAAATTATATTGATATCAGCCAAGTGGGCGAGATAGCTCGCAGACATGGATTATTATTTGTAGTGGACGCCTCCCAGACGGCGGGGGTATTCCCTATTGACGTCCAGAACATGAATGTGGATGTGCTGTGCTTTACCGGGCATAAAGGAATGTTGGGGCCTCAGGGGACCGGCGGGATGTATGTTCGGGAAGGACTTGAGATCAAGCCGCTGAAAAGCGGCGGCAGCGGAGTCCAGACCTACAGCAAGACACACCCCAGGGAGATGCCTACCGCGCTGGAGGCGGGAACTCTGAATGGACACGGCATCGCGGGCCTGCGGGCGGCTGTAGAATATATTGAAGAGACCGGGATCGATACGATCCGCGCCAGAGAGCAGGCATTGATGTGGAGATTCTACGAAGGAGTGAAAGACATTCCGAATGTGACGATATATGGAGATTTCAGCGGAAAAGAGCGGTGCGCCATCGTTGCGCTGAATATCGGCGATTATGATTCTTCCGAAGTGAGTGATGCGCTTCTTACTGAATATCAGATTTCTACCAGACCAGGAGGACATTGCGCCCCCCTGATGCATGAGGCTCTTGGAACGGTGGAACAGGGGGCGGTAAGGTTCAGTTTTGCCCATTACAACACAGAGGAGGAAGTGGACTTTGCCATTAAGGCGGTCCGGGAACTGGCACAGGAAGACTAG
- a CDS encoding LysR family transcriptional regulator, with amino-acid sequence MNLKQLEAFVQVAEGGSFSKAAKELFLTQPTISAHIAALEKELNARLFVRNTKEVSLSDDGRELYKYAKQIIDLQKKIEERFETKGAESKHCITIAASTIPAQYLLPKVLKRFNERYPDEQIKIQESDSSKVVTQIIDHMVDVGFTGTVLEKKHCRYLPFYKDQLAVITPNTEKYRRLREEDKGKIDWILEEHLIMREEGSGTRKEAEEQLKAAGIPVEKLDVIASIGNQETIKKSVRQGMGITILSRLAAADEEEAGLLLTFPIPGADAGRDINLVYNKNYQLSRSAERFIRVVKEVYLKQN; translated from the coding sequence ATGAATCTAAAACAGTTAGAAGCTTTTGTACAGGTCGCGGAGGGCGGAAGCTTCTCGAAAGCGGCCAAGGAGCTGTTCCTGACTCAGCCTACCATAAGCGCTCATATCGCGGCGCTGGAAAAGGAGCTGAATGCCAGGCTGTTTGTGAGGAACACTAAAGAAGTCAGTCTTTCTGATGACGGCAGAGAACTCTACAAGTACGCGAAACAGATCATCGATCTTCAGAAGAAGATAGAGGAAAGATTTGAGACAAAGGGCGCGGAAAGCAAACACTGCATCACCATCGCGGCGTCCACGATCCCGGCCCAGTATCTGCTTCCCAAAGTTCTGAAACGGTTTAACGAGCGATATCCAGATGAACAGATCAAGATCCAGGAATCTGACAGCAGCAAGGTGGTGACGCAGATCATAGACCATATGGTGGATGTGGGATTTACAGGAACGGTGCTGGAGAAAAAGCACTGCAGATATCTTCCGTTTTATAAGGACCAGCTGGCTGTGATCACGCCGAATACGGAGAAATACCGCCGGTTAAGAGAAGAAGATAAGGGAAAGATCGACTGGATCTTAGAAGAGCATCTGATCATGCGGGAAGAAGGATCAGGAACCAGGAAGGAAGCGGAAGAACAGCTGAAAGCGGCGGGAATCCCGGTGGAAAAGCTGGATGTGATCGCCAGTATCGGCAATCAGGAGACTATCAAGAAATCGGTCCGCCAGGGAATGGGCATCACCATTTTGTCAAGGCTTGCCGCGGCAGATGAAGAAGAAGCGGGTCTGCTTCTGACATTTCCGATTCCGGGCGCGGATGCGGGAAGAGATATTAACCTGGTATATAATAAGAACTATCAGTTATCCAGGTCGGCAGAGCGCTTTATCAGAGTGGTCAAGGAAGTTTACTTAAAACAAAATTGA
- the selB gene encoding selenocysteine-specific translation elongation factor, giving the protein MKNIIIGTAGHIDHGKTTLIKALTGRNTDRWEEEQRRGITIDLGFTYFDLPGGDRAGIIDVPGHEKFINNMVAGVVGMDLVLLVIAADEGIMPQTREHVDILHLLGIEKSIIVLNKCDLVDEEWLELVEDEVREELEGTFLENAPVAKVSAATGEGLEELIGLIQQMTGDDLETKDIHTIPRLPVDRVFTLSGFGTIITGTLVSGTITKDDTLEMYPVGKECKIRSIQVHGEDKDVCYAGQRVAINLSNVKKKEIFRGCVLAPKNSMKNTDLLDVKLNVLDSSMRVLTNHTRLHFFTGTSEVLCRAVLLDKEEIGPGESGYVQLRLEEEVAVRRGDKFVVRFYSPMETIGGGVVLEPNPGIKKRFHQEVIDELKRKESGSVADVIELHIKEHGKTLVTLAELASLTALSADEIKEAAQELREQGLIHTFELKKDTWLWHADSKRAAQQEILEALTAYETKYPYRYGMKKAEVQGIYFQKIKPNLFDKVIELLEEEGCVKREGEFLCTPEFEVRKDGTYEKVSAVLLNTFEKARFDFVRYSEIELPGVDRGTGDDILNILLVEGAVVKVTDDMYTLKSYMEEARQVICEKLAEDPVITIAQVRDIFGTSRKSAKPILEYMDGLKVTKKTGAESERVAY; this is encoded by the coding sequence ATGAAGAATATCATCATTGGAACGGCCGGCCATATCGACCACGGCAAGACGACGCTGATCAAGGCGCTGACCGGAAGGAACACCGACCGCTGGGAAGAAGAACAAAGAAGAGGGATCACTATAGATCTGGGTTTTACTTATTTTGACCTTCCGGGCGGAGACCGGGCAGGCATCATTGATGTTCCTGGACATGAAAAGTTTATCAATAATATGGTTGCCGGTGTTGTGGGAATGGACCTGGTACTTTTAGTGATCGCCGCGGACGAAGGGATCATGCCTCAGACCAGAGAACATGTAGATATTCTGCATCTTCTTGGAATTGAGAAAAGTATTATCGTGCTGAATAAGTGTGACCTGGTGGATGAAGAGTGGCTGGAGCTGGTAGAAGATGAAGTCCGGGAAGAGCTGGAAGGCACATTTCTGGAAAATGCCCCGGTGGCAAAGGTTTCAGCGGCTACAGGAGAAGGGCTGGAAGAACTGATCGGATTGATCCAGCAGATGACAGGGGACGATCTGGAGACGAAAGATATCCATACGATCCCAAGGCTTCCGGTAGATCGGGTTTTTACTCTTTCCGGATTTGGGACCATCATTACCGGGACGCTGGTATCCGGTACTATTACGAAGGATGATACTCTGGAAATGTACCCGGTGGGGAAGGAATGCAAGATCCGCAGCATCCAGGTGCATGGAGAAGATAAAGATGTATGCTACGCCGGCCAGAGAGTAGCCATTAACTTATCTAATGTGAAGAAAAAAGAGATTTTCAGAGGCTGTGTCCTGGCGCCTAAGAACAGTATGAAGAATACAGACCTGCTGGATGTGAAGCTGAACGTTCTGGATTCTTCTATGCGGGTGCTGACCAACCATACAAGGCTTCATTTCTTTACGGGAACCAGCGAGGTCCTCTGTCGGGCGGTCCTTTTGGATAAAGAAGAGATCGGGCCGGGAGAAAGCGGGTATGTGCAGCTTAGGCTGGAAGAAGAAGTCGCGGTGCGCCGGGGAGATAAATTTGTAGTCCGTTTTTATTCCCCGATGGAGACCATTGGCGGGGGCGTCGTCCTGGAACCCAATCCCGGCATAAAAAAACGGTTCCATCAAGAGGTGATCGATGAATTAAAGAGAAAAGAATCCGGGTCTGTGGCAGATGTGATCGAGCTGCATATCAAGGAGCATGGAAAGACGCTGGTCACACTGGCGGAACTAGCCTCTCTGACCGCCCTTTCCGCGGATGAGATCAAGGAGGCGGCTCAGGAACTGCGCGAGCAGGGCCTGATCCATACCTTTGAGCTGAAGAAAGATACCTGGCTGTGGCACGCGGATTCCAAGAGAGCGGCCCAGCAGGAGATCCTGGAGGCGCTGACCGCCTATGAGACTAAGTATCCCTATCGCTATGGGATGAAGAAAGCGGAGGTGCAGGGGATCTATTTCCAGAAGATCAAACCCAATCTCTTTGACAAGGTGATCGAGCTTCTGGAGGAAGAAGGGTGTGTAAAGAGGGAAGGGGAATTTCTGTGCACGCCGGAATTTGAGGTCAGAAAGGACGGAACCTATGAGAAGGTATCCGCGGTCCTTCTGAATACATTTGAAAAAGCACGGTTTGATTTTGTCAGGTACTCAGAGATCGAACTGCCGGGAGTAGACCGGGGGACTGGGGATGATATCCTGAATATCCTTCTGGTGGAAGGAGCAGTCGTAAAGGTGACGGACGATATGTATACGCTTAAGAGCTATATGGAAGAGGCGCGCCAGGTTATCTGTGAAAAGCTGGCGGAAGATCCGGTCATCACGATCGCGCAGGTCAGAGACATCTTTGGAACCAGCAGGAAGAGTGCGAAACCGATCCTGGAATATATGGACGGTCTTAAGGTGACAAAGAAAACCGGAGCGGAAAGTGAGAGGGTGGCGTATTAA
- a CDS encoding L-seryl-tRNA(Sec) selenium transferase has translation MDKNNLYRKIPKVDLLLEKEEIQDLIGRYSRETVMEAVHTETDKLRRYIGQCKEESEALARIEGLTKRIARTVEAMHTPNMRMVINGTGTVLHTNLGRAPIRREHMEKAAELVSGYSNLEYNLEEGRRGERYSHFEKLLCRLTGAEAAMAVNNNAAAVMLILSSLAKGGEAVVSRGELVEIGGKFRIPDVMEQSGATLVEVGTTNKTHYQDYADAITEETKVLLKVHTSNYRIVGFTETVGIDELIPLAKEHEIPVVEDLGSGVLIDLSKYGITYEPTVQESIAKGADVVCFSGDKLLGGPQAGIIIGKKKYIDQMKKNQLTRALRIDKFTAAALELVLQEYLSEEKAVRRVPVLQMITKDYEEIQKEARSLCRMLRRAGLPAKIETIACQSQIGGGSLPLERLASVAVGIRPEKISVAELEERMRHLPVPIIPRTANDTILLDVRTIGSQNFKRIVEQFRDYRLLEEDCEITAD, from the coding sequence ATGGATAAAAATAATCTGTACCGGAAGATCCCCAAAGTAGACCTGCTTCTGGAGAAGGAAGAGATCCAGGATCTGATCGGTCGCTACAGCCGGGAGACTGTCATGGAGGCGGTCCACACAGAGACAGACAAGCTTCGGCGTTATATCGGCCAGTGCAAGGAAGAATCTGAGGCTCTTGCTCGGATCGAGGGACTGACAAAGCGGATCGCCCGGACGGTGGAGGCTATGCATACGCCGAATATGCGGATGGTCATCAATGGAACGGGGACGGTCCTGCATACTAATCTGGGGCGGGCGCCGATCCGCCGGGAACACATGGAGAAGGCGGCGGAACTGGTCAGCGGCTACTCCAATCTGGAATATAACTTAGAAGAAGGCAGAAGGGGAGAGCGGTATTCCCATTTTGAAAAACTGCTGTGCCGGCTGACGGGAGCGGAGGCTGCAATGGCGGTCAACAATAACGCGGCGGCGGTCATGCTGATCTTGAGTTCTCTGGCAAAAGGCGGAGAAGCCGTGGTATCCAGAGGGGAATTGGTAGAGATCGGCGGGAAGTTCCGCATCCCTGATGTGATGGAGCAGAGCGGGGCCACATTGGTAGAAGTGGGGACCACCAACAAGACCCACTATCAGGATTATGCAGATGCCATCACAGAGGAAACAAAAGTGCTTCTGAAGGTACACACCAGCAACTACCGGATCGTAGGTTTTACGGAGACGGTAGGGATCGATGAACTGATCCCGCTGGCAAAGGAGCATGAGATCCCGGTGGTGGAAGACTTGGGAAGCGGCGTCTTGATCGATCTTAGCAAGTATGGGATCACCTATGAGCCTACGGTACAGGAGTCCATCGCCAAAGGAGCGGACGTGGTCTGCTTTAGCGGCGACAAGCTTTTGGGAGGCCCCCAGGCGGGGATCATCATCGGAAAGAAGAAATACATCGACCAGATGAAGAAAAACCAGCTTACCCGCGCCCTGCGGATTGATAAATTCACCGCGGCCGCGTTGGAACTGGTCCTGCAGGAATATCTGTCAGAAGAAAAAGCAGTGCGGAGAGTTCCGGTACTTCAGATGATCACCAAAGACTATGAAGAAATCCAGAAGGAAGCCCGGAGTCTGTGCAGGATGCTCAGACGGGCAGGCCTTCCGGCGAAGATAGAGACCATAGCCTGTCAGTCGCAGATCGGGGGAGGCTCTCTCCCGCTGGAGCGCCTGGCAAGTGTGGCGGTGGGCATCCGGCCGGAGAAGATCAGTGTGGCGGAACTGGAAGAGCGGATGCGCCATCTGCCGGTGCCCATCATTCCGAGGACAGCCAATGACACGATCCTTTTAGACGTAAGGACCATCGGCAGTCAGAATTTCAAACGAATTGTGGAGCAGTTCCGGGATTACAGACTTTTGGAGGAAGACTGCGAGATTACAGCAGATTAG
- the selD gene encoding selenide, water dikinase SelD, whose protein sequence is MKMKTEVRLTQLSKTAGUAAKIGPETLAQVLGRLPKFHDDNLIVGIETSDDAAIYKVTDEIAMIQTVDFFTPIVDDPYMFGQIAAANSLSDVWAMGGEPAVALNIVGFPNCLDPAILGDILAGGADKVKEAGAVLVGGHSVQDDEPKYGLCVSGFVHPEKIFKNYGARPGDVLILTKQIGSGVINTAVKAQMASEGARREAETVMASLNKKAKQVVEKYDVSACTDITGFGLLGHCVEMASASQVTFEIKVKDVAYMEDAIASAKMGLVPAGAYKNRGYSIDKVDAGTTEEHYLDLLYDPQTSGGLLIAVSPEESAQMMEDFAKAGMETRVSMIGNVSEKSDKLIRLR, encoded by the coding sequence ATGAAAATGAAGACGGAAGTCAGACTGACGCAGCTCAGCAAAACCGCCGGATGAGCGGCAAAGATCGGTCCTGAGACCCTTGCCCAGGTTCTGGGCAGGTTGCCAAAATTTCATGACGATAACCTGATCGTAGGGATTGAGACTTCTGATGATGCGGCCATCTATAAAGTCACAGATGAGATCGCTATGATCCAGACGGTGGATTTCTTTACGCCTATTGTAGACGACCCGTATATGTTCGGACAGATCGCGGCTGCCAATTCCTTAAGCGATGTGTGGGCGATGGGAGGAGAGCCGGCGGTGGCGCTGAATATCGTAGGGTTCCCCAATTGTCTGGATCCTGCGATCCTGGGAGATATCCTGGCGGGAGGCGCGGATAAGGTAAAGGAGGCCGGGGCGGTCCTGGTAGGAGGCCATTCTGTGCAGGACGACGAGCCAAAATATGGGCTTTGTGTATCTGGCTTTGTACATCCGGAGAAAATCTTCAAAAATTATGGGGCAAGGCCGGGAGACGTTCTGATCTTGACTAAACAGATCGGAAGCGGCGTGATCAATACCGCGGTGAAGGCCCAGATGGCTTCTGAGGGAGCCAGAAGGGAAGCGGAAACCGTGATGGCGTCTCTCAACAAGAAGGCAAAACAAGTGGTGGAGAAATATGATGTATCCGCTTGTACGGACATTACAGGCTTCGGACTGCTGGGGCACTGTGTAGAAATGGCTTCCGCCAGTCAGGTGACCTTTGAGATCAAGGTAAAAGACGTGGCATATATGGAAGACGCCATTGCCAGCGCGAAAATGGGGCTGGTTCCGGCAGGAGCCTATAAAAACAGGGGCTATTCCATTGATAAGGTCGATGCTGGGACGACAGAGGAGCATTATCTGGATCTACTGTATGACCCCCAGACATCGGGAGGGCTTTTGATCGCCGTTTCGCCTGAGGAATCCGCGCAGATGATGGAAGATTTCGCGAAAGCGGGGATGGAGACCAGAGTTTCCATGATCGGGAATGTATCGGAGAAAAGCGATAAGCTGATCCGTTTGAGATAG
- the yedF gene encoding sulfurtransferase-like selenium metabolism protein YedF, translating to MITVNAMGDNCPIPVIKTKKAMDALTGPETIEVLVDNEIAVQNVTKMAKGAGGEVSSEKLGEASFKVTIQMQGAPENVQEEDPACAPDARSSTIVVVSSDRMGEGNDELGKVLMKSFIFAVTQLDQLPKTMLFYNGGATLTTEGSDSLEDLKSLEAQGVEILTCGTCLDYYGLKEKLVVGGVTNMYSIVEAMAGAGRIIRP from the coding sequence ATGATCACAGTAAACGCAATGGGAGATAATTGTCCAATCCCAGTCATCAAGACAAAGAAAGCAATGGACGCGCTCACCGGGCCGGAGACTATCGAAGTCCTGGTAGACAATGAGATCGCGGTCCAGAATGTAACGAAGATGGCAAAAGGCGCGGGCGGAGAAGTTTCTTCAGAGAAGCTTGGCGAAGCCAGCTTTAAAGTAACGATCCAGATGCAGGGAGCGCCGGAGAACGTTCAGGAAGAAGACCCGGCATGTGCTCCGGATGCCAGGAGCAGCACGATCGTTGTTGTTTCTTCTGACCGTATGGGAGAAGGAAACGATGAACTGGGCAAGGTATTGATGAAATCTTTTATTTTTGCTGTTACACAGTTGGACCAGCTGCCAAAGACTATGCTGTTCTATAACGGCGGGGCGACTCTGACCACAGAAGGATCGGATTCCCTGGAAGATCTGAAATCTCTGGAGGCACAGGGCGTAGAAATCTTGACATGTGGGACCTGTTTGGATTACTATGGACTGAAAGAGAAACTTGTGGTAGGCGGCGTCACAAATATGTACAGTATTGTTGAGGCTATGGCTGGCGCTGGCAGGATCATAAGACCATAG
- a CDS encoding PHP domain-containing protein: protein MFIDMHMHEMTYSKDSFLRLEQIVEIAREKGLGAVCITDHDSMGLKEYAEEYSRRVDYPIFVGIEFFSLQGDIVAFGIEDYPKKRVDAQEFIDLVKAQNGVCFAAHPFRNNNRGLEENLRWVRGLDGLEVLNGSTSLEACQRAERYARELGLFTLGASDCHVPEKVGVYATWFPKEVRGMDEFLSVFREGKMEPAYYANGTYHRVPQGALNALDRRLADAV, encoded by the coding sequence ATGTTTATCGATATGCATATGCATGAAATGACTTATTCCAAAGACAGCTTTCTGAGACTGGAACAGATCGTGGAGATCGCCAGAGAGAAAGGGCTTGGAGCGGTCTGTATTACTGACCATGACAGCATGGGACTGAAGGAATACGCGGAAGAATATTCCCGCAGGGTAGATTATCCGATTTTTGTGGGAATTGAGTTTTTTTCGCTGCAGGGTGATATCGTGGCTTTTGGAATAGAAGACTACCCTAAGAAACGAGTAGATGCACAGGAATTCATTGATCTGGTGAAGGCTCAGAATGGAGTCTGCTTCGCCGCGCATCCTTTCCGCAATAATAACAGGGGGCTGGAAGAGAATCTGCGCTGGGTAAGAGGATTAGACGGACTGGAAGTCCTGAACGGCAGCACTTCTCTGGAGGCGTGCCAGAGGGCTGAGAGATATGCTAGGGAACTGGGACTTTTCACTCTGGGCGCCAGCGACTGCCATGTTCCGGAGAAGGTGGGCGTATACGCCACCTGGTTCCCGAAGGAAGTCCGCGGGATGGACGAATTCCTGTCTGTGTTCCGTGAGGGAAAGATGGAGCCGGCTTACTATGCCAATGGAACTTATCACAGGGTTCCCCAAGGCGCCCTTAACGCGCTGGACCGCCGCTTGGCTGACGCGGTATAG
- a CDS encoding SAM-dependent methyltransferase codes for MWVADNWKDYEVLDCSKGEKLERWGTYLLVRPDPQVIWDTPKKDPGWKNKNGHYHRSKKGGGEWEFFHLPKQWQIHYGDLTFNLKPFSFKHTGLFPEQAVNWDWCSDKIKNAGRPIKVLNLFAYTGGATLAAAAAGASVTHVDASKGMVTWAKENAASSGLSDRPIRWLVDDCVKFVEREIRRGNHYDGIIMDPPSYGRGPKGEIWKIEDAIHPLIKLCARLLSDRPLFFLINSYTTGLAPAVLTYMLSTELKKVPGHVESQEIGLPVRDSGLVLPCGASGRWEAR; via the coding sequence ATGTGGGTCGCCGACAATTGGAAAGATTATGAAGTATTAGACTGCAGCAAAGGGGAAAAACTGGAACGATGGGGAACATATCTCCTGGTCCGCCCAGATCCTCAGGTGATCTGGGACACCCCCAAGAAAGATCCTGGCTGGAAAAATAAGAACGGCCATTACCATCGCAGCAAAAAAGGCGGCGGTGAGTGGGAATTCTTTCATCTTCCCAAACAGTGGCAGATCCATTATGGGGACTTAACCTTTAATCTGAAGCCATTCAGCTTCAAACATACCGGACTTTTCCCGGAGCAGGCTGTGAACTGGGACTGGTGCTCTGATAAGATCAAAAACGCGGGCCGTCCCATCAAAGTCCTGAATTTATTCGCCTACACCGGAGGCGCCACACTGGCCGCCGCCGCGGCAGGTGCGAGCGTCACCCATGTGGACGCTTCCAAAGGGATGGTCACCTGGGCTAAGGAAAACGCCGCTTCTTCCGGCCTTTCCGACCGTCCGATCCGTTGGCTGGTAGACGACTGTGTGAAATTTGTAGAGCGGGAGATCCGCAGAGGAAACCACTATGACGGCATCATCATGGATCCCCCTTCTTACGGCAGAGGACCTAAGGGGGAAATCTGGAAGATCGAAGACGCCATCCACCCGCTGATCAAACTGTGCGCCCGGCTTCTGTCCGACAGGCCCTTGTTTTTCCTGATCAATTCCTATACCACAGGGCTTGCTCCGGCAGTTTTGACTTATATGCTCAGTACAGAATTAAAAAAGGTTCCGGGCCATGTGGAATCCCAGGAGATCGGACTTCCTGTCCGCGACAGCGGTCTTGTGCTCCCCTGCGGCGCTTCCGGCCGGTGGGAAGCCAGATAA
- a CDS encoding rubredoxin, which produces MQKYVCEPCGYVYDPEVGDPDNGIAPGTAFEDIPEDWVCPICGVGKDMFAPEA; this is translated from the coding sequence ATGCAGAAATATGTATGTGAACCATGCGGATATGTCTATGATCCTGAAGTTGGTGATCCTGATAATGGAATCGCTCCTGGAACCGCTTTCGAGGATATCCCGGAGGACTGGGTTTGTCCGATCTGCGGCGTCGGCAAAGACATGTTTGCGCCAGAAGCTTAA
- a CDS encoding HAD family phosphatase, whose amino-acid sequence MIHGIVFDMDGLLFDSERIVQRAWETAGRELGIPDMGSHIYHTLGMNRKGRNEYFARAIGEDFPFEEFGRRNRKAFVRIVEEEGLPMKTGARELLEYVKAEGYKVGIATSSSGDYAKGNLIQARIYKYFDGGVFGDMVTKAKPDPEIYLAACRKIGVSPGECMALEDSPAGIRSASRAGMIPVMVPDLVEPTEEIRKMAYAVCKSLWEVKGLLEELK is encoded by the coding sequence ATGATCCATGGAATCGTATTTGATATGGACGGACTTCTTTTTGACTCGGAACGGATCGTACAGCGGGCATGGGAAACGGCAGGAAGAGAATTGGGAATCCCTGATATGGGGAGTCATATCTATCATACGCTGGGGATGAACCGGAAAGGGAGAAATGAGTATTTTGCCAGAGCGATCGGGGAGGATTTCCCTTTTGAGGAATTTGGAAGGCGAAATAGAAAGGCGTTTGTCCGGATTGTGGAAGAAGAGGGCCTTCCTATGAAAACAGGGGCCAGAGAACTTCTGGAATATGTAAAAGCAGAAGGTTATAAGGTGGGCATAGCTACATCTTCCAGCGGCGATTATGCCAAAGGGAATCTGATACAGGCCCGCATTTATAAATATTTTGACGGAGGCGTCTTTGGAGATATGGTGACCAAGGCGAAACCGGACCCGGAGATTTATCTGGCGGCCTGCCGGAAGATCGGCGTGTCACCGGGGGAGTGTATGGCGCTGGAAGATTCCCCGGCAGGGATCCGCTCGGCCAGCAGGGCTGGGATGATACCTGTCATGGTGCCTGATCTGGTGGAACCGACAGAAGAGATAAGGAAGATGGCCTACGCGGTATGTAAAAGTCTCTGGGAAGTAAAGGGACTGCTGGAAGAACTGAAATAG
- a CDS encoding GNAT family N-acetyltransferase translates to MDKRLRISRASYEDVPKIMEIMETANRLVKDEEWFFMDTEEFTRQHIEEKGFTLKAEEDGCMAGFLSVRFPGEEHDNLGVHLSLSDEEMKQVAHMETAAVLPEYRGRGIQKSLMCKAEEILRDMPYHYLMGTAHPDNTYSVNNFLKLEYDIVDEGLKYGGLPRYVFCKRV, encoded by the coding sequence ATGGACAAGAGACTGAGAATAAGCCGGGCTTCTTATGAGGATGTTCCCAAGATCATGGAGATCATGGAGACGGCGAACCGATTGGTGAAGGATGAGGAATGGTTTTTCATGGACACAGAGGAATTTACCCGCCAGCATATCGAAGAGAAAGGGTTTACTTTAAAAGCAGAAGAAGACGGATGTATGGCCGGATTCTTGTCGGTTCGATTCCCAGGAGAAGAACATGATAATCTGGGAGTCCATCTGTCTCTTTCAGATGAAGAAATGAAGCAAGTGGCCCATATGGAGACGGCGGCAGTCCTGCCGGAGTATCGCGGGAGAGGGATCCAGAAGAGCCTCATGTGCAAAGCGGAAGAGATCCTTCGGGATATGCCCTATCATTATCTTATGGGGACGGCCCATCCGGACAATACATACAGTGTAAATAATTTCCTGAAGCTGGAATATGATATCGTAGACGAAGGGCTGAAATACGGCGGCCTGCCCCGGTATGTGTTCTGTAAGCGGGTGTGA
- a CDS encoding phosphodiesterase: MKLMIASDIHGSAKYCRKMVEAYRREKADRLLLLGDLLYHGPRNDLPEEYDPKAVIALLNPLKQDLLCVRGNCDCDVDQMVLEFPILAEYCLLDLDGQTIFATHGHVYHPGNLPMLKEGDILLNGHTHVPANQDMGGYTYMNPGSVSIPKEGSARGYMIYDHVFIWKDLDGNILDI, encoded by the coding sequence ATGAAACTGATGATCGCATCGGATATCCACGGATCCGCCAAATACTGCCGGAAGATGGTGGAAGCCTACCGCCGGGAAAAAGCGGACCGGCTTCTGCTGCTCGGCGACCTGCTTTATCACGGTCCCCGCAATGACCTTCCGGAAGAATATGATCCCAAGGCTGTGATCGCTCTTTTGAACCCTCTGAAGCAAGATCTGCTCTGTGTCCGCGGCAACTGTGACTGCGATGTAGACCAGATGGTTTTAGAATTCCCCATCCTTGCGGAATACTGCCTGCTGGACCTGGATGGACAGACAATCTTCGCCACCCACGGCCATGTGTACCATCCCGGGAATCTTCCCATGCTAAAAGAGGGCGACATCCTTTTGAATGGTCACACACACGTGCCCGCCAATCAGGACATGGGCGGCTATACTTACATGAATCCGGGTTCCGTCTCTATCCCCAAGGAAGGATCTGCTCGCGGGTACATGATCTATGATCATGTTTTTATCTGGAAAGATCTAGACGGAAATATCCTGGATATCTGA